The sequence TTGTTTTTCGATGAGAGCAAGTTGTTCATCTTGCTTTCTCATCGAGAAGGCAATTTCCCGTTGAAGCTTTTTGTAGCTTTTAAGCCGTTCGACCGCAAGACTCCCATCATCAATCGCTTTTTTCACCGCACAGTCCGGTTCTGATTCGTGCTGGCAGTCATTGAATCGACATGTTCGAGCTAATTCTTCAATGTCAGCGAAAGTCGAATCTAATGATTCTTCTCCCTCCCAAAGCTTCAGTTCTCTCATACCAGGTGTATCAATGATTAAAGCTCCATTGGGGAGTGAAAATAGTTCGCGATGGGTCGTCGTGTGTCTTCCTTTGTCATCCCCATCTCGAACACTTAAGGTTTTTTGAACATCTTGATTCATTAGGCCGTTTAGTAATGAGGATTTTCCAACCCCAGATGAACCGAGTAAGGCAATGGTCTTCCCTTCCAATAAGTAAGGAGACAGTTCGTCATACCCTTCACGCTCTATATTGTTTACACAAACAACTGGAACACCAATTGCCACTTCTTCTACTTCCGCTCTTTTCTCTTCGATATCTTCACATAAATCTTTTTTGGTCAGGACAATG comes from Bacillus kexueae and encodes:
- the rsgA gene encoding ribosome small subunit-dependent GTPase A, which translates into the protein MKTLETFGWNDFFQAQVEDWDGAIGRVTLEHKHMYRIANESGEWLGELSGKFRFDAVCKEDYPAVGDWVLFKPLPNEKKAVIQHVLNRKSRFIRQSAGSKIEQQIVAANVDYVFIVSSLNRDFNVRRIERYVLLAYDSGATPVIVLTKKDLCEDIEEKRAEVEEVAIGVPVVCVNNIEREGYDELSPYLLEGKTIALLGSSGVGKSSLLNGLMNQDVQKTLSVRDGDDKGRHTTTHRELFSLPNGALIIDTPGMRELKLWEGEESLDSTFADIEELARTCRFNDCQHESEPDCAVKKAIDDGSLAVERLKSYKKLQREIAFSMRKQDEQLALIEKQKWKKIHKHIRKMPRKR